Proteins encoded together in one Vibrio lentus window:
- a CDS encoding T1SS-143 repeat domain-containing protein gives MDPILYIEVGGVVWQVLADGTWLQVPASQPKVEGVQVVSIEPQNLDQTQPLTEPQIAAVEQQLEEVVTQLVNNIESAPQQQNSANDQPSSSASFIAYVRSTLDETLADAGFDTRPTEYEEEDTNSNDGNLDALLPSAILTVDILDGGDGYENQFEVPGVTITGTAVDVRDGRTVVLTITDVNGNTVTTSAITNDEAYVVDGVDLSSLAEGDLKVDAIIADDFGNSITANDSTIKDTLATIDVDFDGFGDEFYNQFEISNGVLVGTVANVEDGQTISISITDSQGLTQEYTTTVSGGTWTLVSQDYSSFAEGDLTVVASTVDIAGNPTTATDTIVKDTLASITASVDDGGDGVLNSFEIQSAKFFGTVQNVEDGQTVNIRISDSTTNVIVLTATVVNGTWSVEGVDLTSFADGSITIEAETIDIAGNPATAVNSSGVIVIDTVSPVIDIDTLDGFSILAFRSGQLTTMQGTTNVAEGLPVYIEVSDGAQTLVFEGVVDSAGNWLVENIDISALDSSAEWTIDAKVFNTVGNEAIDDMPTIILPESVVFSENVIGIFGDETQTSDIRIDFADFSFGDDQSLAESLTSQGLSITIAVSADKQSLVGTRSDGETVFDAAISGSNVNINFYKAIDQEAGLDSIQTALVIEGLQTDADNTTELVIGHLPIVIKDSEPLIFDESYDVIEGEVTSGNVLNNDIDLDTQLTIKSVEVDGTTQTISGSAPVSFTLDEGVLTVFANGHWTFVANRNLDHTVAQNISFNYVAGDSSNDFGNGTAVIDIFDGDAGQILDGNATTTETDVADGVQTVIGQFTVLGESDNPDPDSLVFNSGTLNQLDALNLTTSEILFPLSYTLSADGKVITAQVGGETIFTLTLAGSSSGDDVLANVTLVLNKPLNHELFKDSFTLPMIIEGNDLDGTPLGEGRFEWIVKDGADPELVSVSDAAVDESNLTSGITSSTGVFSVNLGSDYEGALYFSAADQPLLFSGGVQIVYTVSPGGELLTGYVGSVSAENIAFTLSFPPTDNQVDSDVTYTFTLNKGLDQSSSTDQIPFVVTARDDDNDETKLSLNVSVTDGGEPTIGSGTVELSEIPVADSTPSGIGSTANVTLAVTAGNDPLVFLGLDVATGQAVLDSDGIAVTSNSEALTWRDNGNGTFDAVLSNGDAVFKIKLPDDFSLEANGSTNVNVVIELYQSIDHGSGLKDTELTIPASIVTIDSDGSRDTQESDIKIYDGKDPAFSIVGSISVDEDGLIGDNEQAGTEEPSPSISIIQGSDDIASVSINTAAFDALGYSSGGRAISLQEVNADGWYYAQDSSGNDIFRIRFNNDGTTEFNLYAPLDHATGDGENNLAVNFELVVTDVDGDSSDPAIYSVNVTDAVPTSRSGSIEMVEGDDLNGQFLTEEFAGADGAEIISFTYRNVTYTFDDVGTPIAINLINDYDSGSTYGQFTLSPDGSYQLTTNPNVSTDPTNPKIIDDIDYLVRDADGDEVISNAELVLDDNEGFIRYEDSETTEDNDAIIVVSVATGDVDQSETVTAIEFSEASLQGGSLYLDGVLLQVVDGKVMLSGNQLKAIDSQFTGPNGQLTYRPALHESNTTSTVILAINAIISTDTVPKELTADVSVSVLPVADAPDWSDSVFTYQSVEDDADPIKLDITAQLVDQDTSEELSYTISGIPDGLNITLNGNVVKEGKEYTQAQIDKMEIRADENLAGRFEFEITAIATEAGNSFADPNDKTAEIIHTVTVDISPDADTPILSVKDYKGLEDESITLEKVISGSLTDESESLNYQIEVQDGWSIQGGLFDLLGPNTYLVSAEAIENGTAYLIPKEDISSFTEDLYIKVTAVSYESTIDSLDPVNVTALSDTKTINIFLKGVVDEPNVVDGGNAHWEYDSDTKVISNQSVLNEDGLIRLDFVVQTSDDDVSEEINILLTNIPDGTLLVDSLGEPVSLTIAYVDDVTGPVFQVSNAQLNDLYLKPVTDFSGELELTVIAISTEPDGDSGEFPMTLKVELAPVVDQEDGQTVSTQGIEDSQIGLNLEPSVNQDVDGSESLTGYVIDSLPADLTLYFDGSVIDVPVSGLDLESLLDSTTPTLSELLSSGRLSVTATEDLSGTFSIPITYEVTDTSPTGATDVKDISGSISVTVDARVESDTRLESSGQLYISDDGSPVNVSDAVTFVDADMDGSEYLDYILIDVPDGYSLIIDHPNGAAQDVSGNWIISANGLTSDSIQELAQEILSGMTIASPSDTPVLDIVVRARVIDGEDSKYIDTSFQIQITGHDGGGGTCDPVGPPSPIQPDGEIKTPEGEDIDLTGLLNTNVASDPDNTISFYIPADSLPEGVEISGDGVIAEYDASGEVVGYSITADGLSKLTLTGLDEDFAGCIDFTIETIETSPCNGDTVTTQQTISIQVLPVVDDITVATDSTTIQEDIATDLNLELVLGDSVEDGQLITGEGNSATGKETVNSLTITVSNGGMLSESPADTGLLVDNGNGTWTVTDPSRLSDVLVTPPEHYSGEITLTVTANITDEADCVTETDTQDKTTVVTITVEPVADAANLVTEDIVGDEDNYISLSSLSAELIDQDGSENMSLALKGVPEGAVVAIKVGDSYQLVPNNGVDGGTFDGNPTYEWQLDPSQLANLVILPPRDFSGDINLSLEAITQEIGTTDIRYTASEFTVGVNPIGDKVEFFDLPEQLTGSEDDGIAIPLDANSFETNSDEFLSITVTVNATSDPSGLVGLDRIRIGSETSSFIRVGDIAQATILVKASSVDELEFFAGDAFGNLDITITGRTVDQNTVLGELVVDTGDPSSQDMTLIITPEPDAPLLSVEYSSIVAEASGTIPLGLDLSLVNPADSEVGFITIYDIPAGLTFSHGSMVDGQYVVDLADVPNLAITGGYDGVDPFELTIEPSAEIGNNQAVGLPQTVSVEFVADGDSTITATDDNDLLIGGTGSDNFVFESSGLGSAEVPSYDVIQDFDTSPDTDAIDLTSILGSLDLSTGVQARNYLDLEESGEGVTISIKPNGDEDVQQNILLADVTYDDLYQGDSSSALEAQILQKMIDDNNLTL, from the coding sequence ATGGATCCTATTTTATATATCGAAGTTGGTGGCGTTGTTTGGCAGGTGCTTGCAGATGGTACTTGGCTTCAAGTGCCCGCATCACAACCCAAAGTTGAAGGTGTGCAAGTTGTGAGTATTGAGCCTCAGAACTTGGATCAGACTCAACCTCTCACTGAGCCGCAAATAGCCGCTGTTGAACAACAGTTGGAAGAGGTGGTGACTCAACTCGTCAACAACATCGAAAGTGCTCCTCAGCAACAGAACTCTGCCAACGATCAGCCTAGCTCTAGCGCTTCTTTTATTGCTTATGTCCGCTCCACATTAGACGAAACACTCGCAGACGCGGGCTTTGATACTCGTCCCACAGAATATGAAGAAGAAGACACCAATTCAAACGATGGCAACCTAGATGCGCTGCTACCTAGCGCAATATTAACCGTCGATATTTTGGATGGTGGTGACGGTTACGAAAACCAGTTCGAAGTGCCAGGTGTCACGATTACGGGCACGGCTGTGGATGTTCGAGACGGGCGTACTGTTGTTCTGACCATCACCGATGTTAATGGCAACACAGTCACCACTTCCGCAATCACAAATGACGAAGCTTATGTCGTCGACGGCGTCGATCTTTCTTCTCTCGCGGAAGGTGACCTTAAGGTTGACGCGATCATTGCAGATGACTTTGGAAATAGCATTACCGCTAACGATTCCACAATCAAAGACACCCTAGCCACAATCGATGTCGATTTTGATGGCTTTGGTGACGAATTTTACAACCAATTTGAAATTTCCAACGGAGTGCTAGTCGGTACTGTTGCCAATGTCGAAGATGGCCAGACGATAAGCATTTCTATTACCGACAGCCAAGGTCTCACACAAGAATACACAACCACCGTTTCAGGCGGCACGTGGACACTAGTTTCTCAAGATTATTCTAGCTTTGCCGAAGGTGATCTCACTGTCGTTGCTAGTACCGTCGATATTGCAGGAAACCCTACAACAGCGACCGATACCATCGTTAAGGACACGCTTGCGAGTATTACAGCAAGTGTTGATGATGGCGGGGATGGTGTTCTCAACAGTTTCGAAATCCAATCTGCCAAATTCTTTGGTACCGTGCAAAATGTTGAGGATGGTCAAACGGTCAATATCCGTATTTCAGACAGCACCACCAATGTTATCGTTCTGACGGCAACGGTAGTCAATGGTACTTGGTCTGTGGAAGGCGTCGATTTAACGAGCTTTGCTGATGGCAGTATTACCATCGAGGCTGAAACTATTGATATCGCAGGTAACCCAGCGACCGCAGTCAATAGTTCAGGGGTAATTGTTATTGATACCGTTTCGCCTGTTATTGATATTGATACGTTAGATGGCTTTAGTATTTTGGCGTTTCGTAGTGGCCAACTTACAACCATGCAGGGTACAACCAATGTTGCAGAAGGACTGCCAGTTTACATTGAAGTAAGCGACGGGGCTCAGACTCTAGTCTTTGAAGGTGTTGTTGATTCTGCGGGTAACTGGCTGGTGGAGAATATTGATATTTCTGCCCTAGATTCGTCTGCTGAATGGACGATTGACGCAAAAGTTTTCAATACCGTCGGCAACGAAGCCATCGATGACATGCCGACGATTATTCTTCCTGAGTCTGTGGTGTTTTCGGAAAACGTCATCGGTATTTTTGGCGATGAAACACAAACATCAGATATTCGCATCGATTTTGCAGACTTCTCGTTTGGTGATGATCAAAGTCTAGCTGAGTCATTAACCTCTCAAGGCCTATCCATCACCATAGCGGTATCGGCTGACAAACAAAGCCTTGTTGGAACACGAAGCGATGGCGAAACTGTATTCGATGCTGCTATATCTGGCAGCAACGTAAATATCAACTTCTATAAGGCGATTGACCAAGAAGCAGGATTAGATTCAATTCAGACTGCACTGGTTATTGAAGGTTTACAAACTGACGCGGACAACACCACAGAGTTAGTAATTGGCCATCTACCTATTGTAATCAAAGATTCGGAGCCGTTAATTTTCGATGAGTCTTATGATGTGATAGAAGGTGAGGTCACGTCAGGAAATGTATTGAATAATGATATCGACCTTGATACACAGCTGACAATAAAAAGTGTTGAAGTTGATGGAACGACACAAACAATATCCGGTAGTGCGCCAGTTTCTTTTACTCTTGATGAAGGTGTTTTAACCGTTTTTGCAAATGGTCACTGGACGTTTGTCGCCAACAGAAACTTAGATCACACCGTAGCTCAAAACATTAGTTTCAACTATGTCGCCGGCGATAGCAGTAACGACTTCGGAAATGGCACTGCGGTTATCGATATTTTCGATGGTGATGCCGGGCAGATACTTGATGGAAATGCGACGACGACAGAAACGGATGTTGCGGACGGCGTACAAACCGTAATTGGCCAATTTACCGTTTTAGGTGAATCTGACAACCCAGACCCAGACTCATTGGTTTTCAATAGCGGCACCTTAAATCAACTTGATGCCTTGAACCTCACAACCAGTGAAATCCTGTTTCCGTTGTCCTACACCTTATCTGCTGACGGAAAGGTTATTACCGCTCAAGTCGGTGGTGAAACGATCTTTACGTTGACGTTAGCTGGATCTTCAAGCGGTGATGATGTATTGGCTAATGTGACGCTTGTGTTGAACAAGCCACTTAATCACGAATTGTTTAAAGACTCTTTTACTTTGCCAATGATCATTGAAGGTAATGATCTTGATGGTACGCCATTAGGTGAGGGTCGGTTTGAATGGATCGTAAAAGATGGTGCTGACCCGGAATTGGTGAGTGTTAGTGATGCCGCCGTCGATGAATCTAACCTTACAAGTGGAATTACATCGAGCACGGGTGTTTTCAGTGTCAATCTTGGTAGTGACTATGAGGGAGCACTGTACTTTTCCGCAGCTGATCAACCGTTATTGTTTAGTGGCGGCGTCCAAATCGTTTATACAGTTTCGCCGGGTGGTGAACTGCTGACAGGTTACGTCGGCTCTGTTAGTGCTGAAAACATTGCTTTTACGCTTAGTTTCCCACCGACAGATAATCAAGTTGATTCTGATGTGACGTATACCTTTACTCTCAATAAAGGTTTAGATCAAAGCTCATCCACCGATCAAATCCCTTTCGTCGTTACTGCAAGAGATGATGACAACGATGAAACCAAATTAAGCTTGAATGTGTCAGTGACAGATGGCGGTGAGCCGACGATTGGTTCAGGAACAGTTGAGCTCAGTGAAATTCCTGTCGCTGATAGCACTCCTTCGGGAATAGGTTCAACAGCGAATGTGACTTTGGCTGTTACTGCGGGTAATGACCCTCTAGTTTTCTTGGGGTTGGATGTGGCGACTGGCCAAGCTGTTCTCGACAGCGATGGTATAGCGGTAACCAGCAATAGTGAAGCGTTGACTTGGCGTGATAACGGTAATGGAACTTTTGATGCTGTCCTTAGTAATGGCGATGCTGTCTTCAAAATCAAGTTACCAGATGATTTTAGCCTTGAAGCGAATGGCTCAACAAACGTAAATGTTGTTATTGAGTTATATCAGTCCATTGATCATGGGTCTGGTTTAAAAGACACCGAACTGACAATACCAGCTTCTATCGTCACGATTGACTCAGATGGCTCTCGAGATACGCAAGAATCCGACATCAAAATATACGACGGTAAGGACCCTGCATTCTCAATTGTAGGTAGTATATCTGTCGATGAGGACGGCCTCATTGGTGACAATGAACAAGCTGGTACTGAAGAACCGAGTCCATCGATATCAATTATCCAAGGCTCAGATGATATAGCATCAGTGTCAATTAATACCGCTGCTTTTGATGCGCTTGGCTATAGCAGTGGTGGGCGAGCCATATCTTTGCAAGAAGTGAATGCCGATGGTTGGTATTACGCTCAAGATTCGTCGGGTAACGATATCTTCCGAATTCGTTTTAACAACGATGGCACTACAGAGTTCAATCTTTATGCGCCGCTCGATCATGCAACGGGTGATGGTGAAAACAACCTAGCTGTGAATTTTGAATTGGTTGTCACTGATGTCGATGGAGATAGCTCTGATCCTGCTATCTATTCAGTCAACGTTACGGATGCGGTTCCTACTTCTCGAAGCGGTTCTATTGAAATGGTTGAGGGCGATGATCTCAATGGACAGTTCTTAACGGAAGAGTTTGCAGGGGCAGATGGTGCCGAAATCATTAGCTTCACCTATCGAAATGTCACGTATACCTTTGATGATGTCGGTACTCCTATCGCGATCAATCTTATCAACGACTATGATAGTGGATCTACTTATGGTCAGTTTACTCTTTCACCAGATGGTAGTTACCAACTAACCACGAATCCAAACGTATCGACAGATCCTACTAACCCTAAAATAATCGATGATATTGACTATTTGGTACGAGATGCAGATGGTGATGAAGTAATAAGTAACGCTGAGCTTGTGTTAGATGATAACGAAGGTTTTATTCGTTATGAAGATTCAGAAACTACAGAAGACAACGATGCGATTATCGTCGTGAGTGTGGCAACCGGAGATGTAGACCAAAGCGAAACCGTTACTGCTATTGAGTTCTCTGAAGCTTCTTTGCAAGGCGGTAGCTTGTATTTAGATGGCGTATTGCTTCAAGTGGTTGATGGCAAGGTGATGCTTTCAGGTAATCAGTTAAAGGCGATTGACAGTCAGTTTACCGGCCCGAATGGTCAGTTAACTTATCGACCTGCACTCCATGAATCGAATACGACCTCAACGGTTATTTTAGCGATCAACGCCATCATTAGTACTGACACGGTTCCAAAAGAGCTGACCGCTGATGTCTCGGTCTCCGTTTTACCCGTGGCAGATGCCCCAGATTGGTCAGATTCTGTGTTTACCTACCAATCCGTAGAAGATGACGCAGACCCAATTAAATTAGATATCACCGCTCAGTTGGTTGACCAAGACACATCTGAAGAATTGTCTTACACCATTAGTGGCATTCCAGATGGGCTGAATATCACCTTGAACGGTAACGTGGTTAAAGAGGGCAAAGAGTACACCCAAGCTCAAATCGATAAGATGGAAATTAGAGCCGATGAAAACCTTGCGGGTCGATTCGAGTTTGAGATCACTGCGATTGCAACTGAAGCGGGGAATAGCTTTGCTGATCCTAACGATAAAACTGCCGAGATTATTCATACTGTTACGGTAGATATTTCACCTGATGCGGACACTCCCATTTTATCTGTCAAAGATTATAAAGGTCTTGAAGATGAAAGTATTACCCTAGAGAAAGTAATCAGTGGCTCGCTGACTGATGAGTCTGAATCCTTAAATTATCAAATTGAAGTACAAGACGGTTGGTCAATTCAAGGCGGGTTATTTGACCTACTTGGCCCCAACACATATCTGGTGTCCGCTGAAGCGATTGAGAACGGTACTGCTTATCTAATACCAAAAGAAGACATCAGTTCATTTACGGAAGACCTATATATTAAGGTAACTGCCGTTTCTTATGAATCGACAATTGACTCGTTAGACCCTGTTAATGTGACCGCACTTAGCGACACTAAAACCATCAATATTTTCCTTAAAGGTGTGGTGGATGAGCCTAACGTCGTGGACGGAGGTAATGCACACTGGGAATATGATAGCGACACTAAAGTCATCAGCAACCAATCTGTTCTCAATGAAGATGGTCTGATTCGACTTGATTTTGTGGTTCAAACTTCTGATGACGACGTTTCAGAAGAGATCAATATACTTCTGACCAATATTCCTGACGGCACCTTGCTAGTGGATTCGTTGGGTGAGCCAGTGTCGCTGACGATCGCGTATGTTGATGATGTGACAGGGCCTGTATTCCAAGTCTCTAACGCTCAACTGAATGACCTATACCTCAAGCCTGTTACTGATTTCAGTGGCGAGTTAGAGCTAACTGTTATTGCTATTTCAACAGAGCCTGATGGTGATTCGGGTGAGTTCCCGATGACGTTGAAAGTAGAGTTAGCGCCCGTTGTTGATCAAGAAGATGGTCAAACAGTCAGCACTCAAGGTATTGAAGACAGCCAAATTGGATTGAACCTAGAGCCATCAGTGAATCAAGATGTTGATGGAAGTGAGTCTTTAACGGGTTATGTGATTGACAGTCTTCCTGCTGATCTGACTCTTTATTTTGATGGTAGTGTTATTGATGTGCCGGTTTCCGGGTTAGATTTAGAAAGTTTATTAGACTCTACGACGCCAACACTGTCCGAGCTTTTAAGTAGCGGAAGACTGTCCGTCACCGCTACTGAAGATTTGAGCGGTACATTTTCGATCCCAATTACCTATGAAGTTACCGACACTTCACCGACAGGCGCGACTGATGTAAAGGATATTTCAGGATCAATCAGTGTCACTGTAGATGCAAGGGTCGAGTCAGATACTCGTTTGGAGAGTTCTGGTCAGCTATACATTAGTGATGACGGTTCTCCAGTCAACGTGTCGGATGCGGTTACTTTTGTTGACGCAGATATGGATGGCTCAGAGTACTTAGATTATATCTTGATCGATGTGCCTGATGGCTATTCGCTGATTATCGATCACCCCAACGGAGCCGCTCAAGATGTTTCAGGAAACTGGATTATCTCCGCCAATGGCCTGACGAGTGACTCTATTCAAGAGTTGGCGCAAGAAATTTTGAGCGGTATGACGATCGCCAGCCCAAGCGATACACCTGTTTTAGATATTGTGGTGCGTGCTCGTGTTATCGATGGAGAAGATTCAAAGTATATAGATACTTCATTCCAAATTCAGATCACTGGCCATGACGGCGGTGGCGGTACTTGTGATCCTGTAGGTCCACCAAGCCCGATTCAACCGGATGGTGAGATTAAGACACCAGAAGGGGAAGATATCGATCTTACGGGCTTGCTCAATACCAATGTAGCCAGTGACCCAGACAATACGATCTCTTTCTATATTCCTGCCGATTCTCTTCCTGAGGGCGTCGAGATTTCTGGTGATGGCGTTATTGCTGAATATGACGCATCTGGCGAAGTAGTCGGTTACTCGATTACTGCCGATGGTCTCTCGAAACTGACGTTAACTGGATTGGATGAGGATTTCGCTGGATGTATTGATTTCACGATAGAGACGATTGAAACCTCACCGTGTAACGGCGACACCGTAACAACACAACAGACGATTAGCATTCAGGTGTTACCAGTCGTGGATGACATTACCGTGGCTACAGATTCGACAACAATCCAAGAAGATATCGCGACAGACCTTAATCTCGAACTCGTTCTTGGCGATAGCGTTGAAGATGGTCAGTTAATCACGGGCGAAGGCAATAGCGCTACTGGTAAAGAAACCGTTAACTCTCTGACGATTACGGTATCAAATGGTGGCATGCTATCGGAGAGCCCTGCTGATACTGGCTTGTTGGTTGATAACGGCAATGGTACTTGGACTGTAACCGATCCTAGCCGCTTGAGTGATGTGTTGGTAACACCACCTGAGCATTACAGTGGCGAAATCACCTTAACAGTAACCGCCAATATTACCGATGAAGCGGATTGTGTGACTGAAACGGATACGCAAGATAAAACGACCGTGGTGACGATCACCGTTGAACCTGTTGCTGATGCGGCAAACTTGGTGACAGAGGATATAGTAGGTGACGAAGATAACTACATTTCATTGTCATCGCTGAGCGCGGAGCTGATTGACCAAGATGGCTCTGAAAATATGTCCTTGGCATTGAAAGGCGTACCTGAAGGTGCGGTTGTTGCGATAAAGGTGGGCGACAGCTACCAATTAGTTCCTAACAATGGCGTCGATGGCGGGACCTTTGATGGTAACCCTACTTATGAGTGGCAACTGGATCCAAGCCAGCTTGCTAACTTAGTTATTTTGCCTCCGCGAGACTTTAGTGGTGATATTAATCTGTCTCTAGAAGCCATTACTCAAGAAATTGGCACTACTGATATTCGTTATACTGCATCCGAATTTACCGTGGGTGTGAATCCTATTGGTGATAAAGTTGAGTTCTTCGATTTACCTGAACAGCTCACTGGAAGTGAAGATGATGGAATTGCTATCCCACTTGATGCCAATAGTTTTGAAACCAACAGCGATGAATTCTTATCAATTACCGTAACGGTTAATGCAACTTCGGATCCGTCAGGGTTAGTCGGATTAGACCGAATTCGAATTGGCTCTGAAACCAGCTCGTTTATCCGTGTTGGCGATATCGCGCAGGCGACGATTCTCGTTAAAGCAAGCTCAGTTGATGAGCTAGAATTCTTTGCTGGTGATGCGTTTGGTAATCTCGACATTACGATTACCGGCCGAACGGTTGATCAAAATACCGTACTTGGCGAGTTAGTGGTCGACACGGGTGACCCAAGCTCACAAGACATGACGCTTATCATTACACCAGAACCGGATGCGCCTTTACTAAGCGTTGAATACTCTTCGATTGTGGCTGAAGCAAGTGGCACGATTCCTCTTGGTTTAGACCTTTCCCTTGTAAACCCTGCCGATTCAGAAGTGGGCTTCATTACTATTTATGATATTCCCGCAGGTTTGACGTTCTCACACGGCTCTATGGTTGATGGTCAATATGTGGTGGATTTAGCAGATGTACCTAATTTAGCAATTACTGGCGGTTATGATGGCGTTGACCCATTTGAACTCACCATCGAGCCTTCTGCTGAGATAGGCAACAACCAAGCGGTAGGGTTGCCTCAAACGGTATCGGTTGAATTTGTTGCTGACGGCGACTCTACCATTACCGCGACAGACGATAACGATTTGCTGATTGGTGGTACAGGATCTGACAATTTTGTGTTTGAATCATCAGGTTTGGGCAGCGCTGAGGTACCAAGCTACGATGTGATTCAAGATTTTGATACGTCTCCAGACACTGATGCGATTGACCTGACGAGTATTCTAGGTAGCTTGGATCTTAGTACTGGAGTACAAGCTCGCAATTACTTAGACCTTGAGGAGTCGGGCGAAGGCGTAACCATTTCTATCAAGCCTAATGGTGACGAAGATGTTCAACAAAACATCTTGTTGGCTGATGTCACGTACGACGATTTGTATCAAGGTGATAGCAGCAGTGCATTAGAAGCACAAATTTTACAAAAAATGATAGATGACAACAACTTAACGCTGTAA
- a CDS encoding M3 family metallopeptidase, whose protein sequence is MTATNYLNELNQKYLATHKAKEDFFWDTYMGISDDHNGSTQAQTQWTEFLSAAEQITTIEKHISVIDEIQDAEEKESTLTGLNGWLATFKPHAIESQQSQKLKADLIKFEAELFEKKQNHVMTYVNEAGEDTEGSLPVLGSTVRSNSNEKVRLSAHQTLLDLEQWLLVNGFIELIKKRNQFAQSLGFNTFFDYSVVKTEQMTTEQLFTILDDFDARTRDSHQQSLANLAARKGKSALEAHNFTYSFAGDVMNDLDPYVPFSKSLRRWIESFGRLNIEYSQATLKLDLLDRKGKYPNGFCHGPIPSFYDQDAWVAAQVNFTSNAKPDQIGSGYDGINTLFHEGGHAAHFANVKMNAPCFSQEFAPTSMAYAETQSMFCDSLLNDADWLKQYALNADGQPVPDDLIKAIIDNKQPFRAYQERSILVVPYFERALYELADEDLTPEKITTLARSSEKAILELACSPRPLMAIPHLLSDEASCSYQGYLLAHMAVYQTRAYFTDKFGYLTDNPEIGPLLAKHYWHKGNSVNHNGTIESLTGEGFNAKYLADECNLSPQKAWAIEEQKIKQLSTRERAPVADLNAKISIVDGATELANNDESNSKMCDEFEQFIVGQYGR, encoded by the coding sequence ATGACTGCTACGAACTATCTCAACGAATTAAATCAAAAGTATCTTGCAACTCATAAAGCCAAAGAAGACTTCTTTTGGGATACTTACATGGGGATAAGTGACGACCATAATGGGTCAACACAAGCGCAAACTCAGTGGACCGAATTTCTTAGCGCGGCTGAACAGATAACCACTATCGAAAAGCACATTTCTGTCATTGACGAAATTCAAGACGCGGAAGAAAAAGAGAGCACATTGACTGGACTAAATGGCTGGTTAGCAACCTTTAAACCTCACGCGATCGAATCTCAACAATCTCAAAAACTGAAAGCCGACCTCATCAAATTCGAAGCAGAGCTGTTTGAGAAAAAACAAAATCACGTAATGACTTACGTCAATGAGGCAGGTGAAGACACAGAAGGCTCGTTGCCCGTTCTGGGCTCTACAGTTAGAAGCAATAGTAATGAAAAAGTAAGACTTTCTGCACACCAAACATTACTCGATTTAGAACAGTGGCTATTGGTGAATGGTTTCATTGAACTGATCAAAAAACGTAACCAATTTGCTCAGTCACTGGGTTTCAACACCTTTTTTGATTACTCAGTAGTTAAAACTGAACAGATGACAACAGAGCAACTGTTTACGATCCTGGACGACTTCGACGCACGTACGCGTGACAGCCATCAACAAAGCCTAGCGAACTTAGCTGCGCGGAAAGGCAAAAGTGCACTCGAAGCCCATAACTTCACCTACTCTTTCGCTGGTGATGTTATGAATGACCTTGACCCATATGTTCCCTTCTCAAAATCATTAAGACGCTGGATAGAGTCTTTTGGTCGCCTAAACATTGAATACTCTCAAGCGACGTTGAAATTGGATTTACTTGATCGCAAAGGAAAATACCCTAACGGTTTCTGTCATGGCCCTATCCCTTCTTTCTATGACCAAGATGCTTGGGTTGCGGCTCAAGTTAATTTCACGAGCAACGCTAAGCCTGATCAAATAGGCAGTGGCTATGATGGGATTAACACGCTATTTCACGAAGGTGGTCACGCCGCGCATTTTGCTAACGTAAAAATGAATGCACCTTGTTTCTCTCAAGAATTCGCACCGACTTCGATGGCTTATGCTGAAACACAATCCATGTTCTGCGACAGCTTGTTAAATGACGCTGATTGGCTAAAACAGTACGCTCTAAATGCGGACGGGCAACCTGTGCCAGATGATCTAATTAAAGCCATCATCGACAACAAACAGCCCTTCCGAGCTTATCAAGAACGCAGTATTCTTGTGGTTCCATATTTCGAGCGAGCGCTGTACGAATTAGCTGATGAAGACCTCACGCCGGAAAAAATCACGACACTTGCTCGTAGCAGTGAAAAGGCAATTCTTGAATTGGCTTGCAGCCCTCGTCCACTGATGGCGATCCCTCACTTATTGTCTGATGAAGCATCTTGCTCATACCAAGGTTATCTATTGGCTCACATGGCGGTGTATCAAACACGTGCTTATTTCACCGACAAGTTTGGTTACTTAACAGATAACCCAGAGATCGGGCCTTTGTTGGCGAAACACTATTGGCATAAAGGCAATAGCGTGAACCATAACGGTACAATCGAAAGCCTGACTGGGGAAGGTTTTAATGCCAAATATCTCGCTGACGAGTGTAACTTATCACCGCAAAAAGCTTGGGCTATTGAAGAGCAAAAGATTAAACAGCTGTCGACAAGAGAACGGGCGCCAGTCGCCGATTTGAATGCAAAGATATCGATCGTGGATGGGGCGACAGAGTTGGCGAATAATGATGAATCAAACAGCAAGATGTGTGATGAGTTTGAGCAATTTATCGTTGGACAATACGGCCGATAA